ATAGGGCTAGGTTGAAGCAATCCTCACCGTCCGTTGAAGCCGACGGCGGAGGTGTTCCCAACGCTAATAATTTACCTAAGTACCCTCCTCccgccgccggcggcggcggcggccatAACTCCGATTCAGATCACTGGATTAGGGTTTCCAATAGTGCCCCGGAAAAATATAAGAACGAGGGATTGTCGGCATGGTCAAACCTTTCGTCGGTGGCGAGTAGGCGGTTTTGTTTAACCTCGGAAGTGAAGAATAGGGATAAGAAGGAGTTAAAAGTGTTGTTAGATTTAACGAAGAGCGCCGCCATTGATGATGAAGCAGAAAACAGCTTGAAAATCGTGGATTCCTCTAGTTGTAGGGATCATGAAACAAGAAGGCCGACAGACGAGGATGTTTCAAGCTGCAAGCGAAGGAAAATGGATGCCAATCCTACGATTGGTTTGTTTCCAAAACCGGGTTTCGGAATCCTCGCTAATCCCGTAGAAGAATTGGATCTGGAGCTAAGGCTGGGTGATCCTCCAAAGGTGAAATAAGGAACCAAAATGGATGATGCAATGGTTTATTGGAACGTTTAATTTCCTCTCTCATTACTCACCTCATCATcagtatgtttaattttctccctcttttttctttttgc
This region of Ipomoea triloba cultivar NCNSP0323 chromosome 15, ASM357664v1 genomic DNA includes:
- the LOC116006873 gene encoding probable transcriptional regulator RABBIT EARS, which codes for MEQARCWVWPKRKLDLMAPSHQNHHHNLHPLFAYSANPSSNGGDSWEEQAFAEDAAGALGGCVWPPRSYTCSFCRREFRSAQALGGHMNVHRRDRARLKQSSPSVEADGGGVPNANNLPKYPPPAAGGGGGHNSDSDHWIRVSNSAPEKYKNEGLSAWSNLSSVASRRFCLTSEVKNRDKKELKVLLDLTKSAAIDDEAENSLKIVDSSSCRDHETRRPTDEDVSSCKRRKMDANPTIGLFPKPGFGILANPVEELDLELRLGDPPKKAEKLVGLGICRVYVRIQEQVIELDGSDACKHKFSAGETGKAHGRSDVFVC